The Pelorhabdus rhamnosifermentans genome includes the window GATTAGTTATAAGCGAAACATCCCGCAGCTCATGACTATTTTCATCAAAAATTTGCACATCATCTGACTGAATTGAATGAGTATCCGCTGCATGAAATTGATTAATCACAGCCGTGGATGTATAGACTACAGCACGACCTGTATATTGCTCCTGAATCGTCGCCACCTTGTCATTGCGAAAATCCTCTGCAAGTAACCCGAGAATAGATGCCTTAACACGCATATTTGTATCACGACTCACTAAAATAGCAGTACTTCCCGCTTCACTAAGTCCTTTACACACCTGCAAAATCCGGTTATCCGCCTTAATGCGATCCCAATGAGCTGGCATAGACGTATTTAAGTGATTCGTCTCAATCCTTAAAGTCCCACCCTCATCATTTATCAATACACCTTGAAGTAAGTCACCTTTTTCACGCAAGACATCGATAATCCGTGAAATCTGTCGGCTATTGGCACCTCTTTCTGAAGATTCTCCTTTAAAACGGTCCAATTCTTCTAACACTACTTCCGGTATAACCACAGCATGTTCATTAAAGGCATAGAGAGAATGAGGTGAATGCAGTAGAACATTAGTATCAAGAATATAATGTTTGAGCACTAATAATCCCCCTTTTCATAAGGCTTATAGCCTCGCCAACCCGTTTTGTTAGAATTTTTCCGGTACCTACTATAATGTATTCACTATCAAGGTGCAAATGCTAACAAGCGTAAGATTTATAAATCCTTACTTGAAAAGAAGGCCCGCAACAATCGCTCATTGCATGCCCTCTCATTACAAAACAAGTAAGAAAATATCTCCAAATGAAACATGAATGGGAATAATCTCCCCTTTACCACCCGGAAATACCGCCTGTGCCTGAATCCGTTGTGGTTTCAGTTCCAGTTCTACACCCTCATTCGATGTATTCACGCAGAAAATGCCATTCGTAAGATTTAAGAATTCCGCTGCACAATCCTTAGCATAATCATCTATAAAAGTCGTCATCGCATCCCCACTATAACGGGTTGCAATAGTAAGCAAGGTCCGATCTGTTAAACCCAGGGCAGAAACAAGTCCACCTCTACCGTCCATCTTTTGAGTAATCAGCCAGGGATACGTTTGATTTGTAACAGGACTATTTTTCATAATCACAGGTGTTTCACCAAGAAAGCGAACAATGTTGCGTATCACAAGAGCAACATAATGATAGTAAACATCGGCCTTGGCCTGCCCACCGAAGTCCAGATTGAATCGCACAATCTCATCCACATCCGCCTTAACTAAAGCTTCCACATTGTCATCCGACAAATTATTATCGGCTTTATAACGCTTGAGCGCTCCATTAACTTCAGTCAACGTTAAGTAGCCTTGATCAACAATGGCTTGACTCAATTGTAAGTATTTTTGATTTTGAATGGCAAGCAATTTCGTTAATTGTTCTTTTTTCAAAAATCCCTGCTCAATAGCAAGTTCACCAAAGCGTTTATCCTGCCTTTTCTGGGATTGATGGATTTTCTCTACTTCTTGCACAGTCATATAGCCCGCATCCATAGCCAAAATGCCAACTTTTACTTTTACCGACTTCTCTTGGTCTAATACTGTACATAATTGATCAATAGATAAAATGCCTTTGTTCAATAAATATTGGCCAAAATATTGGCTAAACATATCCTCACTCCTTTAGCTATGTATACTTGAAAGGGCCTTGGCTATCTGTTCTTTATCATAGGGTTTCTGAATAAAATCAATTGCGCCTAACTTTAAAGCATCAATCAATTTACCCGAAGTGCCTGTTGAAGAAACCATAATGACTTGTGCATCACCATCCAGCTTCTTAATTTTCTGTAAAGCCTCTAAGCCGTCACATACTGGCATCACAATGTCCATAAAAACCAGTTGAGGCTTGTCCTCCTCATAACGGGTAATCGCTTCCTGCCCATTCGATGCTTCAGCGACTACGCAAGCAAATTCGTCTTCCAACAAAATTCGCAGTTTTCGCCGTACCAACATCGAATCGTCACAAATTAAAACTTTTTTTTTGGCAAGTTCCATTGGCTTTCTCCCCTTTATAATTCTTACTTTAATTTAATTATAGCTAAGTAGTTACTGTTCCTGCTAAGCTCAGAAAATTAACACTCAAATAACAACAGGAGTTTCACTTCAGAACACGAATTGTGTAAAGAAATAGAATTTTGAGGTGAATACAATGGCTACTCTGCGCGTCGCCAGTTTTAATATTAATTCCATCCGTATACGCTTAGCAGATCTCATTGTATGGATGAATAGCTTTCAGCCAGATGTTGTCTGCTTACAAGAAACGAAGGTCCAAGATAAAGATTTTCCCTTAACCGCCCTCAATGACGCCGGTTATTACAGTACTTATTTAGGTGAAAAAGGGAAAAACGGTGTAGCCATTTTAAGTAAACAAAAACCAGACCATATATCTTTCGGTCTGGATGAATGGGGAGCACCAGGCGAAGCCCGCCTGATTTACGCTGCGTTTGACAACTATACTGTTGTAAATACTTATGTTCCGCAAGGACGAGAAGTAGACACCGATTATTTTCAATATAAGCTAGACTGGATGACTCATATGCGGGATTATTTTTCCCGCCACTTCACACCGGAAGATCGTGTATTATGGCTCGGTGACTTCAATGTCGCACCTGACGCCTTAGATGTACATGATCCCAAGCGCCTGGCTGGCCGTGTCGGGTTTCACCCTGCTGAGCAGGCTGCGCTGAGAACCGTACGTGACTGGGGTTTTACAGACATTTTCCGCAAACACTGTCCCCAGGGAAATCTCTATAGTTTTTGGGACTATCGCATAAAAAATGCCCTTGAACGAGGACTCGGTTGGCGTATTGACCATATTTATGCAACAAAAAGTCTGGCTGACTATTCGAGATCCGCTGCCATTGATACGGAACTCCGCAAAAAAAGTCGTCCCTCTGACCATGCTCCCATTACGGCCACTTTCGAATTAACTTAAGACACCTTCCTCCTCATCATCGAATAAACTATATTCTAATTTGAAAAAAATTTGGAGTGATCTTCATGAGTTTTGAAAACCTTCCCATACTCGTCATACTCGTTTTATCTGTACTAGGACATAACAACTCTGTGGCCATTGCTGCCGGGGCATTATTACTTGTTAAACTAAGCGGTTTCGACAATTACTTTCCAATCATTGAAAATCATGGTTTACAGCTTGGCATTATTCTCATTACCATGTCTGTACTTGTTCCCATTGTAAAAGGAAGTATTACCATGAACGATATGGCTTCTGTCTTTACGACACCTACCGGCCTGGTAGCCATCACGATTGGCGTCATCGTTGCCTGGTTGGCCGGACGGGGACTTCCTTTTATGTCAACAACACCGGAAGTGGTAACACCCCTCATTATCGGTACAGTCGTTGGTGTCGCTTTTTTCAAAGGACTAGCTGTAGGCCCCCTTATTGCAAGTGGTATTGTCTGGTTCTTTCTCACCCTTATCCAAGCCTGTAGATAAAAATCTTAAAAATATTCATTTATATAGTTTGTACACATCGGAAACAGCTTGTTAAGCACTCCTATCACAGAAGATGGCGCAGTTAATCTGCCCAGCTTTTTTAGTTGGCTCGCCGACAGACGTCCAAAAAAAAGCTGTGATAAAGCCCCCACACTAAGTATACACAACTTATCACAATTCATAGTTGACTGAGGTACGACGCGAACCGTGCCTTTTCCCTCTACAACAGTCAATTGAAAGATTCCTTCATTCCAAGGCGCTAGCCGATCCGTCACAGCAAAAATTACCTCAGCCTGACTTCCTGCTGGGTAGAATGCTGACATGAGTGCCTCACTCACATCGACAATTCTCCCTGTCATAAAAGGATACAAGGCCACACCCCGCTTGGGATCAGGCAAAGAAAATAATAACCCATCATCCAAAGGCGCATTCCATTCCAACATACTGACTTGTGAATGATGGTTATAACAAAAATGCAGCAATTGTTGTTCAGCCGCAAAATTAACGTAAGCCAATTCCTTTACAAGCAAAACATCATTGCGCATTGTATAAAGAATATAACCAACTGGCTGCTCCTCTTCAACAAGCATATAGGCATAGCCTTGATCACTCTTATGTTCGGCCAAGAGCATTCGCCAATTCTCATCATGACGCAACACATAACCATGCTTATCTGCTGTAAAGGCCTTGTATACTTGCTGCAAGCAAGAAATATGCTGCTTCTCTAAAACAACAAATTTTCCGGCACCTTGAGCAGTAAACTTTAAATCAACTAGCGGAAGAGTATATTTTATATGATGATAACAAAACTCGAAATCGTAGGGATAATAAAATTTTCCTTGAAAAGGCATCAAAATAGTAACAGCCTCATGCCTCTGATGCATTTCTACAAAAGCCGCTTTGAGCAATCCTCCTACCAAACGCTGGCTACGTCCTTCTGGGAAGGTCGCCACACCCACAATGTAAGAAGTAGCAAAATCATGACCACGTAGACGCAGTTGATAGGGATTTAAATGGACGGCACAGAGAAGAGAATCTGCCTGAAAACCAGCCAACACATTCTTCTGATCATAATAATCACTAAAATACCATTTAAAAAAAGGGTGGTCTTCCGGCTCGAAGCAGTAAGACCACAAAGCTTTTATCTGAGACTCATCTTTGTCATTCATCAAACGGTATTCCATGCCTGTCACTCCTTCAAGGCCATAAAAGCGTCATATTTTTCAACGAGTTTCACAGGATGGTAAGACTCCTTGGCTTGTCGCAAGCCCTCCATGCCCATATCTTCTTCGCGATTAATATATTTCATATCTGACCAGCGATCACGACAAAACTCCTGATTGATAGCCTGATACACACCACGAATATTAGGATTGCCTTTTTCGATATGAACCAGTGCCATATTACTTGTTAATTGTTCACCAATCGTAAAGGCCTCCATTTTACCATCAATCAAAATGGCCCCGCCACTAAGTCCTAAAACCTCATAATGATTCAAAAGATCAATGACAGCCGCTTTTTCCAGCTCGATTTCGCTTTCCTCATCTAAGCCGCGCAAATCATACCATTCCAGTGCCGTTTCCAGACAGCTTGGTAACAAGTCATTGGTGATGGATAAATACTGATACTGACTATAAGTACGCTTAAAATAATTCAAATGATTCTTTTTACTGCTATATTTTCTTCCTTTCAGTCCGATTAAATCTTCTGCCAAATAGACGTAATCAAAATTATCGCGATCAGAAACAAACTGAAAATTCCCCGGCCTTAGCGCCTCAAGAACAGCCTTACTTTCGACTGTAACGCCTTTGAGCATAAACTGCTCACCCATCTCTTCAAAATAACGAAGTATTGCAACCAATGCCTTGTCAATATTACCACCTTTATTTGCTACAGGAGGCAGCAAATAAGTCTGACCATGATGAGACGCCTTAACACAAAGGCAATCATCAACAACAGTCCACTCAATATGATAAGGTTTACGCCACATATAAAAATTTGTAAAATTACAATTCGAACTCTCAGAGGGGTTCGAGTGTAAAAACTCATCAATAACCTCTTTATCTTCTAATAAAACTGGTTGAAATAAAATAAAAACCACACCCTCAATTTTCTGTTTACAACTACTTATACTACTGCATTTCAAAAGGACAATCAAATGCTTTTTCGCAAAAAAACTATAATGCGACCAACAAAAATGGCACAATAACAACCAAATAAAACCCCGTTGTCAAAATAAAAGCAGTTGTAGCAATATGGATATTAAGACGGTAAAGTCGTGCCGTAAGAACCGCATTAATCGCAGTCGGCGTACTGCCAATAATAATTACCGTATAAAGCACTTCCTTATCACTTATAACAGGATAAGTAAAGGCATATAAAATGAGTGGCGTAACCAAAAATTTAATCCACAAAAGATCCAGCATCTCACGCCAATAATGACGGATTTGGCCAAAATCAATTGCATACCCCACTGGAATTAATGCTGTCCAAGCGCCTATATGCACCATGAGAGTAAACAAAACATCGAACATTGCAGGTCTCGCAAGCTGTCCAACACTTAAAGCTATCCCAATAAAAATACTTAATACAGGCAATTGATTGCGATTAATTAATAGCTTCTTCCAAGAAATAGCATGACCTGTCTCCCCTTGCCCCAATTCATAATAATGCTGAGCCAAAGGAAAACAAAATAGAAACAACATAAAATTTGCTAACAATAAGATTAGCATAGTATAAGCATAACCGCTTTCACCATAAAAAATAAACGCTACTAACCCGCCGAGTGTTCCGCCATTGAATAAAATAGCAGACAACATATAACTGCCTTGATCAAGGGGCTCTATATATTTTGTTCTTACTTTCATATAAGCAACCAGCCCCGGCACAATATGCATCAATACACCAAGCAATGGCAAATACAACAAATGAATCGTTACTTTGAGTTGCCAGAAAGACAGCACCGTAAGTGCGGGATAAACAATAAACAAATTATAAAAAATAATTTTGTCAAAAATTCTTTGTTTCAATGCCGAAAAACGGTGTAATAGATAACCGACAACAAGGGGAAGAATTACATCAAATCCAAAATACAATATTTTCTCAAAAATCTCCATCGAATCTCCCTGACATTCCCTAATATATTCCTTTCTCTTAGTGTAACATTGCCGTAAGCTAAAATCCACCCAGACTGCTAGAAAATAAATTGCTGCAAAAAGGCGTAAAATTCAAAAAAAAATGGTCTGTATCACCTAATAAAGTGATACAGACCATTTTATGGTCTCTTTATAACAAATGTTACACTTTAATAATACCAATAGCATTCAAGAAAACAATAATAAGTAATATCGGTGTTACATAACGAATAATAAAATAGAACGCTTCAAAAATAAAGTCAATAGCAAGTGTTCCCTGATTGGAAAGTTCCTCTTTCAAATCTTGTTTCTTCGTCACATGTCCAATGAAAAGAGCAATAAGCAAGCCACCGACAGGTAATAAAACATTGGACGACAAATAATCAAACCAGTCGAAAAATCCCTTGCCAAAAAAAGTCATGCCGCCTAGCAAACTATCCTTATCAGCCGACAGAGTTGCTAAAACACCCACAACAGCAATCACCAAGCTATTAATAACCACGGCTTTCGTCCTGTTCATTTTCCGCTCCTCGACAAAATAGGCTGTCACAACTTCAACTATAGAAATCATAGCTGTCGTTGCAGCAATAGATGTCAGGAAAAAAAACGCCACAAGTAAAATGCTCCCCAACGGCATCTGCGAAAAAACCAGCGGGATCGTCATAAAAAGCAGTCCTGGACCAGCACTTGGTTCCATGCCAAAGGAAAAAACCGTTGGAAAAATAGCAATACCTGCCAACATAGAAACAATCGTATCAGATAAAGCTACCTTACTTGCGGTACCAAATAAATTATTATCTTTTGTAAAATAACTACCGTAGGTAAGCATCGTCCCCATACCAAGAGATAATTTAAAGAAGGCCAAGCCAAGGGCTGTTAAGATAGCGACAGATGTTAATTTGCTAAAATCAACGTGAAACAAAAAATTTAATCCTTCCCCAGCTCCTGGCAGCGTCAAAGCACGAATATCACAAATAATAATTAATAAAAATAAGACCGGCATTAGTGTCTTTGTAATCCGCTCAATTCCTTTTTCAACACCCTTAA containing:
- a CDS encoding response regulator, which encodes MELAKKKVLICDDSMLVRRKLRILLEDEFACVVAEASNGQEAITRYEEDKPQLVFMDIVMPVCDGLEALQKIKKLDGDAQVIMVSSTGTSGKLIDALKLGAIDFIQKPYDKEQIAKALSSIHS
- the xth gene encoding exodeoxyribonuclease III is translated as MATLRVASFNINSIRIRLADLIVWMNSFQPDVVCLQETKVQDKDFPLTALNDAGYYSTYLGEKGKNGVAILSKQKPDHISFGLDEWGAPGEARLIYAAFDNYTVVNTYVPQGREVDTDYFQYKLDWMTHMRDYFSRHFTPEDRVLWLGDFNVAPDALDVHDPKRLAGRVGFHPAEQAALRTVRDWGFTDIFRKHCPQGNLYSFWDYRIKNALERGLGWRIDHIYATKSLADYSRSAAIDTELRKKSRPSDHAPITATFELT
- a CDS encoding DUF441 domain-containing protein, with the protein product MSFENLPILVILVLSVLGHNNSVAIAAGALLLVKLSGFDNYFPIIENHGLQLGIILITMSVLVPIVKGSITMNDMASVFTTPTGLVAITIGVIVAWLAGRGLPFMSTTPEVVTPLIIGTVVGVAFFKGLAVGPLIASGIVWFFLTLIQACR
- a CDS encoding GNAT family N-acetyltransferase → MEYRLMNDKDESQIKALWSYCFEPEDHPFFKWYFSDYYDQKNVLAGFQADSLLCAVHLNPYQLRLRGHDFATSYIVGVATFPEGRSQRLVGGLLKAAFVEMHQRHEAVTILMPFQGKFYYPYDFEFCYHHIKYTLPLVDLKFTAQGAGKFVVLEKQHISCLQQVYKAFTADKHGYVLRHDENWRMLLAEHKSDQGYAYMLVEEEQPVGYILYTMRNDVLLVKELAYVNFAAEQQLLHFCYNHHSQVSMLEWNAPLDDGLLFSLPDPKRGVALYPFMTGRIVDVSEALMSAFYPAGSQAEVIFAVTDRLAPWNEGIFQLTVVEGKGTVRVVPQSTMNCDKLCILSVGALSQLFFGRLSASQLKKLGRLTAPSSVIGVLNKLFPMCTNYINEYF
- a CDS encoding DUF2156 domain-containing protein: MVFILFQPVLLEDKEVIDEFLHSNPSESSNCNFTNFYMWRKPYHIEWTVVDDCLCVKASHHGQTYLLPPVANKGGNIDKALVAILRYFEEMGEQFMLKGVTVESKAVLEALRPGNFQFVSDRDNFDYVYLAEDLIGLKGRKYSSKKNHLNYFKRTYSQYQYLSITNDLLPSCLETALEWYDLRGLDEESEIELEKAAVIDLLNHYEVLGLSGGAILIDGKMEAFTIGEQLTSNMALVHIEKGNPNIRGVYQAINQEFCRDRWSDMKYINREEDMGMEGLRQAKESYHPVKLVEKYDAFMALKE
- a CDS encoding AEC family transporter, with the translated sequence MEIFEKILYFGFDVILPLVVGYLLHRFSALKQRIFDKIIFYNLFIVYPALTVLSFWQLKVTIHLLYLPLLGVLMHIVPGLVAYMKVRTKYIEPLDQGSYMLSAILFNGGTLGGLVAFIFYGESGYAYTMLILLLANFMLFLFCFPLAQHYYELGQGETGHAISWKKLLINRNQLPVLSIFIGIALSVGQLARPAMFDVLFTLMVHIGAWTALIPVGYAIDFGQIRHYWREMLDLLWIKFLVTPLILYAFTYPVISDKEVLYTVIIIGSTPTAINAVLTARLYRLNIHIATTAFILTTGFYLVVIVPFLLVAL
- a CDS encoding sodium-dependent transporter — its product is MAKSDKTAVRETFSSGLAVFFATLGSAVGLGNIWKFPYLTGEYGGGAFLFIYLLCILFVGIPIMIGEFYIGRKTRQNPVGAYKQLSPDSYWKINGFMGVIAAYLIMFFYSCVAGWVYFYFFKALIGDFSSITMATAKAEFGSVVIGPFAPLFWQFFVLTVVAAILIKGVEKGIERITKTLMPVLFLLIIICDIRALTLPGAGEGLNFLFHVDFSKLTSVAILTALGLAFFKLSLGMGTMLTYGSYFTKDNNLFGTASKVALSDTIVSMLAGIAIFPTVFSFGMEPSAGPGLLFMTIPLVFSQMPLGSILLVAFFFLTSIAATTAMISIVEVVTAYFVEERKMNRTKAVVINSLVIAVVGVLATLSADKDSLLGGMTFFGKGFFDWFDYLSSNVLLPVGGLLIALFIGHVTKKQDLKEELSNQGTLAIDFIFEAFYFIIRYVTPILLIIVFLNAIGIIKV